In Vespula pensylvanica isolate Volc-1 chromosome 2, ASM1446617v1, whole genome shotgun sequence, the genomic window ATCTGTAATAATCCAGAAGGTTTTGGAATGTTCAAACCAACATCCTGCCAATCTTCAAGTTcttgattttcattttcatcacTAAATGTTATTGAtgttaatttataagaatGTGTAAGCAAATATTCGTGAACTAGAAAATTTAAAGCTCTTTGTTCATGAGGTTTTATAggattatcattaataatttgtttatcaGAACGTTTATCAGGTGTTGCAGTATCAAAttctgaaatattaaaagaaagaaatttaattatataataaaaatgcgaagaaacatttgaaaaaggaaaacaaaccTGTAACAACAGTAAGATTTGCACGTAAAGCAGAAATACTTTCTCTTGCATTCCTAAGTTCAAATTCCAAAATAGCAACTCTTTCATCAATTCCAGTACCATCTTCAGAGTACCTTGTCATATCAAGCGAATCCAAAGTAGCTTGACTAGAAGACCTAgctaatattttgtttcaaatatatatgtaataattttcaaattgtttctattcatattatttatgtatatatattatatatgtgtcattttaaatatcattaaaaaatatctaatactttaatttattcaaaattgataataaatatatataaaaaaaaaccttaTTATAATACCTACAAAATTTACTTACGCATAGGTGTATATGGTTCTGgtttaatattttgattttcaaaattacatGGATTAGAAAAGTATTCTTTAAGAATTGGTAATTCTCTTCCTGCTTCGCACAATTCTGCATGTAATTCCAAAGCTGTtagtaaaaatttttcgtttaaaagttTCGTAGCAATTTCTTCGTAAGATACTATCGATCGTACGGCGGGAATTcctaaaaatgataatatatataattattcatgatattaaaaaataataaattataaaaaaatgacgaaACAAATCTTCAACATACATATCGATGACGTATACAAATGTAGAGTTTCATGTATACAGACATTCACAAAtttattaagtaaaaaaactattataaattaattcataaattgctatatgaaatataacaatttaacTCTGTTGTGAAAAGATCGCATTAAAATTGCTAGaaagaaatctaaaaaaaatcattaaaattaccTTTGTTTGTAGACAAGGGATTCCTAACCTCTTCTATAGAACCTGCcatcgttttaatatttatttataccttAAGACAAAGTGACATGTTTTGTATTACTTATCAATAATATCAGTATACCATGTTGTgtacttattaatattaggccgaataattaaaattattttgttcgtAATACACAAAGTTACTTCACATCTGTGACGATTAACGTAATGTCACACGTACATATTACAGTCTGGTGCAACTGTtgatatataggtatatacaaaTGTCCAACATACGTAGATGCATATATAAACGTTTTTACAACTCAATATGTCACTACAATAGACTTAATTTGCGACGCAagatatgtttttaattaaataaataaaatatatctgtataataggtaatataaaaaaggaaatgatatTCAATAtacaacataaaaaataatgcactattaaatatatttaattaatttatacatacaattaCCATTTATAAGTTAATtccttaatttttatattacaaaactttttttttccaatattttgCAAAtgctttgattttttttatttcattttcatttcctacttgaaataattatagattatattatattatattcattttattatataaaaattattgatacatACCATCAATTTAATGTAACATACACACACCacatcaaaattaataattatgcaaATGTAAAATGACGTATTCACATATCGTGAGTAAAGTCAGTAGCCAATAAAATTGCAGATGCCATGATATTCATCATTTACATGATGAGAGTGACTATAATTATACTATCActaaaatatcataattttgtAGATTCTTTACAAAAACACATTCACGATAGCAGATAACTTAATCCgctaaaaaattttattgagtATCTACACAGTTaaacaattttcattgaaatatatataatatggcTAAAACGCCAATTTCAAAGATTCACTGATACACTgtatcataatattaatacaaaatagtCATTCAATGTCTTACGAATACAAAagttaatacaaataattaaatacataatttataaaaataataatatcactGTTCTGTGTCATTAACAAtgagatattatttcttctttgaaaaactTACAAGTCCGACAGTACACTTTGTTGCAGTAGTTTTACGTTTCGGAgctgcttttcctttttgcacgctagaattatattaaaaaatatttgaaaatacattcgatataataaatatcttatatcattatttatattacaaaatcgatatttattgtaacaactaaataaattgatcaccttgaatttgtatatttagCTTTTTTGGTGCTagaacgataattattatagccTTTACGTTTTCTTCCTCCTGTACTTCCATATTTACCTCTTGTACTTTCAGAATAAGAGGAATTTGTGGCAGTATTCCATGAACTTGCATCCTCATCAGTACTATCAACTGAATTCTCATCAGCTTCATTCAATAAAActgataatttaaaataaaaatataaagctttacttagttacttaatcgttcatatatattaaatatatgtacttatatacttCAATTTACAATTACCATATTTTTCTGCTGCATATTTTTGCGTAATATCTAATAAAGCTTTGccatatttatcaaaattcgCCTTTGTGACATGGGGAATCTTTAACATGGCTTCTTCACTATCAGGTAACTGCTGACTCATTGCTCTGATAGCTATCATATTCATAATTGACGATGCAGATACATCAAGTGCACCCGCTATTCCTCTAATAATTCCTATTAATTCTGAATAGCAACGATCTTGCAATTCTTGTAAAACTTTGTTAACTTTAGTTGTAACTGTAGAAACAGTTGCTATTGCATTTGAACTGCTATTTGCAGCACGTATCGGAATAATCACCTAAAACATAAACAcgacaatatttatatttcatttttaataatgcgATTTAAATTATCTAGTACCTTTGTGTCTTTTTCGGTCATTAATTCTGTCGCTTTGTGACCAAGTTTTAAATATGCACACgcgatttcattatttatatacatttcctctcttaaatattctttaagtACCATTTCATGTAAAAGACGTTCTATGTCACCTCTGCTCCACGATTTACCTTGACCATACAATGGATGATTCGTAAGAcctacaaaataataaatattatttcaacaaCAGaactttttgatttattaaatacagattataaaaattatttattcttaataatatctacctgattctctaattttttttaaatcacttcCCTTAAAAATATCCGTAAGAAATACTAGAGttaatttagaattttttttctgattaatTTCTCGTACTGCTTTCATAATTTGCCGTGCATGATTTGTTGCATCCAACATAGTGTACTCcgcctgaaaaaaaaaaaaaaaaatcgattacagattttcattttatatgcgattataattacgatatatactGTCTCTTACCTTACACCTACAATTATCGCATGCAGTTGATTTATTTGCAATACATTTTTcccgattaaaaatttcaccGAAATAGTTAAGTTGTAATGCTCTGCGACaatctgttttattttcacagAAGGATACCATCTTGAATAAATTATCCATATGTGTTTTTATAACATCTCTATTCGAATTATccatttcaatcatttttctaattctatgCATATCagcataattataaaataatatacattcgGCATTTTCTCCGTCACGACCAGCACGTCCACTTTCTTGATAATAACCTTCTATAGACTTTGGTAGAGAAGCATGTATTACAAAGCGTACATTAGGCTTATCAATACCCATACCAAATGCTATAGTTGCACAAACAATCCTgatctaaaataatattaaatataaataaatgaatatcacTGTATAActtatgttatatacataatatatctttctgtACTTCTTCTGAAATCCAGTGTCCTTGAATATCACTCCTTTGATTATCTGTCAATCCAGCATGATAACTTTGAgctcgaatattattttttctcatttgtaGAGCGTAATTATCACAATCTTTACGTGATAAACAGTAAACAATACcacattgatttttaaattttgtttttatcatagCTATAACTTCATCAGAACAATTTTTGCCTTTCTTTGCAATTATACTATATCGCAAATTCGGTCTGTTGAAACTTGACATAAACCTgacaatataataatcttaatatacatatcattgtgataattaataataatgaataatatgcAAATATCGTATATCATACCATTTTGGTTTCGTCATACCCAATTGATACAATATATCTGTTCTAACTCTTGGAGTAGCTGTAGCTGTTAAAGCAATTGTTGACACTGTAGGATAATTTTCTCGGAgacattttaatttcttataatctGGTCTGAAATCATGGCCCCACTGACTTACACAATGTGCTTCATCGATAACAAATCGTGCtaacaaatttctttgaaatagaGTTGTTAAAATACTACTGAATTTTTGGGAAGCAGATATTTTTTCAGGtgttacatataataattttaagcCTGGatctttctttgataattCTCTATATATTCCAGCTGATTGAGTTTCAGTTAAATTGCCAGACATGTGTGCTGCAGGAAtctatatagtaataaattattacgaacattatatataatttattcattcagAATTTACGTAACACAAATAAGacacaataaaattatataacttaCGTCAAGTGAAGTCAATTTCTGAACTTGATCAAGAATAAGACTTTTTAAAGGAGAAATAACAATTGTAATTCCTGGTACAAGAAGAGCTGGCATTTGATAACAAAGTGATTTTCCTCCACCTGTAGGCATCAAGACAAAACAATCGAATCCAAGAAGTGCTGCATTAATTGCTTGCAATTGATTGGGCCTAAAAGAATATAGACCAAACTTCTGCCTAAATATCTGAAAGAATAATTCTCTGTATcagcaaataatatattaatttctctaaatataaatttttttatacatattacatcaatacaaaaatatatattcgtgcATACTTTTAACATTTCACGAGAATGAGGATAATTTAAACCATCGAATTCTCCGCTAATaccatcatttttataatttccagTAAAGATTCCTTCAGAAACAGatgtatttaaatttacatctattttattatttgtagtagtattcttctttttttcttggctACTCACTTCTAaattcgtaaatataaattttttgtacaCATAATATAATGCTTCAAGAAaccattaaaataaattataaaatttacctTTCATACTTAAATCTAAATTAGAACTATCACTTAAAGATACAGAAATCTTATGCTCTTGTTTAAATGTTTCAATAATACTTCTGTTCTCATTTGTTATTAACTCATCTTctgtaaaaatgtttataaatgaatagtaattattgttatttaaacagaattattattaattaagcaGAATAGAATCTTACCAAAATTTTCACTATTATTAATCCAAtcatttttttgattaaatgtAGATTGTACAtctttttgaaattcttttgctTTAAAGTTATtacaatcaaaatttttattttgatatgcAAGTTCATTTTGCTCTGATTTAAAGCTAACATTACTTACATCACATTCAGaatcagattttatttttaatagttttgaTTGTTGCTGTTCTTTCTCCCATAACTCGCCTATTTTCTTTGTAACTTCTGTGCATACTGTAGCTCTGACTGGTCTTTTTAATTGGAAAGTACTTTTTTTCGTTGTAGCTGTTGCAGTACTTGTACTTACTACAGACGAGTTATTATTGGCAGAGGTTttcatatttactttttcagtATCATCTGTTTGCCATGGATTTAAAGAAGGTCTAGTAATGCTTGATGATAATGCATCTGACGTTTCGTTAGGAcctattatttctttgctaAAAGAGTTAAGACTGAGGTTAATACTATCCTTTGAATTGTTCAAGTTTGAACTACTTTTGAGTATGTTGTGTTTCTTAAAAACAGGACTATGACATTCTGCTTCATTTATGAGTTGATTATCAATTGtagattttaattctttctctattttttgtatattttccagttttttatttatcaaacgtAATTTTGCTTTAACATGCtgatttaatattgttaatttattaaatgccTCTGCATTAAATTTcggaaatttttctaatacagGTATTGGAATTTGGTTCATAGACACACAAAATTTTTCTAGAATTTCTATTTGAAGATCTTGCAGATTTTGACGTCTATCTTCTAAATCATTTTCTGTTCTCTAAAATTGAGATATTATTTACTGATTTGATATTTACATGGAcattaatagaataattataatattatatactttttataattacttacAGGCAAAGATGACATAATTGGCTGTTCTTTTATTGATTGAATCcaagaaattaattgtttatccATACCTAAAGGCTTCAGATTCAATTTATAGTCAGGACctatccatttctttcttggtGTCATTTGAATGGTTTCTTTTGAATCAGAATTATCATTGTCAGAATCAGATATGATAATATTCTTAGTATTTCTTTCATTAGAgcctttaatatttttattcacaatattttcatttgtattatgTTTAATTTCTTTAGGGCTAATATGgctattaaatgaattttgtttACTCGTTTCAGGTGACATTATAGCAGTCTTATTATGAACAGCAGATGTTGGTATATCTGCATTACTGATGAGATTTTCTTGTGTTTCtaagttctcttttttatcttctgtTTGTTTTAACTCATTATTTAAACGTGGAcatgtttttaattttgtacatTCATCCTCACTGTCAGAGAATTGTTcaaagacaattttttttctatatgtacTTCTCGCATCTAAAGCACTTGTTTTTTGACtgtttttcaatctttctttttcttctatagaaTCTTCCACATATTGTATAGTTGAAGAACTATTTTCTTGAGATTGTGCTTTAAATACACTTTGACTTGGTAAATCATTTGAGCTTTCCTGTATATCAAagcaatattatatttaatttaatgacataataaaaagaatgaaaaaataatataaaattaattcttacaaGGCTTATAATACTATCTACCATTTTaaactctttttttatatttgaagaaataaaactatCACTATCATCATCTGAATCAATAGAAATGTCATATTTTACATTTggactttttaaaatattttgttgagTAGGTGTACtggaaataaaattacataaagattatttatactttaatatttatttctaaatataatatttctaaagataatatttttaaagattaaacGAATACCTAGAGGTTAAATTATCCTTGTTCTGCAgtcgtttgaaaaatgttgTCAACTTTGGAACTCCTGAATTTTGATTAATAGGAAGCTTTTTGGACATATTGACAATTTAATGTTCCACATATAAATACCGTTTACTAACAAAGctttgtttataaaaacaatGGACTAAAAAGCATTTTTTGAGAGTTCTTTTCACGACTTCATTATTAGAAAACtacaatattaaatacaatttaattaagttaaataaatctttaaatctatacttttaaatataataggtACATTATGTAAAAACCTTTTATTGTCAAATAAGTTATCGGTTTAAGCGGGAAACTATGTAACAAAAGACCacgtgtatatttttataaactagATAGTCAAATCATTTATCAGGATCTCTATTtgacaattatattttttatgataattcactatacatatattcattagatgtacaaatattttatatacaatcaatttcatttcatgTAAAAAATGGAATTAACTTTCACCGATCACAAATACCTAATTCTATTCAAAGCTCGAACCATCCACTATGAAGTTAGTAGAAAGTTGCagttaatattgaaatagaaCGATTTCCATTTCGAGATTGCTTTTGTAGATTTCGTCGTAGTTCAGATCATTCCTCCCTCTAATCAATGATAACTATTTTATAAGTCTGTCATATACTACTTTATCAATTGACATACTAAATGTTAttgtaatatcaattaattttgaaaaatcttataaattaatgtattgttatacgtgaaaaaaagaataatttttttacgatattaagaatatattatttaagccttttataaagtatatctTTTATCAGTCCAATGTATTcaaatgtaataaatgtaatatatgtaatatatgtcatgacttatcaaataaatattataactattttataagactagttaaaaaaaggattaaaacaaaaaataatactgatcgttgaattaattatattaagttTTAATAGTTCTTCTTTTGTGCACAATCGCTGATAAGTATCAAGGCCcaaaaaactattaaaaaaatatacgatgttatcaaaaattataactATATTTTATCTGGGAATACTTTCACTCTGCTGTTTGTCTATAAAGCACATATCTACTAATTGgtaattttctcttaattaattaattaaaaataattgtgtaTGTTTAtcctattaattaataaaatattttataatttttaataaggaattatttataatatttcaatattaaacgTCTATTCTTTAGGAAATTACTTATTCTTTAAATTGAAtgattaacgaataaaatggtCAATGAATTCAAGGTTCTTAGATTGCTATAGTTCTGCCTTACATGACTATGTGTCACATATTGTTATCAGTACATGTATCAATTTGTATAGAGAACATAGTTTTATTACAGCAGAACTACTAGTTCTATTACAGCATTTAAAAGGAACTGACACTGGATTTATTTTAAGTTTCTTAAgtttatctatataatttgaaataattgaaaattatattgtagttatattttttatattttacataattttttattttttttgttcttttatctgATCTATTTATGTGAACTTTGAACTCTTAGAAACTTACATTAATCatggaagaaaattataaagaagtaCATCTCGATATCACACTAGATGAAAATGATGTTAAAAATGGAGCCATAGAAATTATAAAGCAAATAAGACCATCTTGGCCATTGGATCAACTACAATTCAAGGTAAGATCAgcaaataatatgtattatcatCTTATTTgcttatataatatcgattttataatacgttcagatttaaatttattagttattttattatagttattagctatttatttattagttaaatttattatctattaaaatattgatataactattatagaaagtaatgtataatttttataaatttgatttaatattttacagttTTTTAATCATGGAATAACTAATAAACTTGTAGGATTATGGTATCCAGGTTATTACAATGATATggttttaattagaatttatgGGCATAAAACAGATTTGCTTgttaatcgaaaaaatgaaaaaaaagctATTAAGGtaggtaaaaaatataactttgcaattatgaaatgtttttattaattatatataattatatttatgaaataaaaatataaataatatattatagatattacataaaattggTTTTACACATTCCCTTTATGCAACATTTAATAATGGTTTCGCCTATGAATTTCTTGAGGGTGATATACTTACCACTGAAACTGTTAAACAAccagaaatttataaattagtaGCTAAACGAATGGCAGAGATGCATGCAATCGAACTTAATCAAAGTGAAGTATCCAAAGAACCaattatttggaaaaaaactgaaaaattTATGGAGTTTATGcctaaaaaattttctaatccttGTAAACAGTTaaggtaattaatattatgatatttatatatacaattatatatttttctaatatacgtataatatgttaatttatatcgttatccAGATTTGCGAAATTAATAAAGCCTTATACCACattggaaaaagaatatcaGTTTTTAAAGGAACAATTGTCAAATTTAAATAGTTCTATAGTATATGCACATAATgatcttttattatcaaatataatttataatcaaaagaaaaatagtgtAACTTTCATTGATTATGAATATACTGGATATAACTATCAAGCCTTTGATATAGCCAACCATTTTATAGAGTTTGGAGGTAATTAAAGCCtatcttaatattttcagTGTTTATTTGCGTGAAAGCAAAATTGATagaatcaatttaatttatatttttaggtATTGATTCTCCTGACTATTCCTTATATCCTGATGAAAGTTTACAAAAAGCAtggttaaaaatatatttagaatcatattataaaagaaataatatacttgAAAGTGAAATTGACCAATTATATAGTCAAGTGAATAAATTTGTTCACTTAACACACTTCTTTTGGGGTTGTTGGGCTCTTATACAAAGCCAATATTCGTATATCGATTATGATTTTTTGGGGTAAGTAAAATTAGTAAACATTtactatttctattatatttgtttactatgaataaaaacatttttacaacTATCACGAAACTAAAGCAAGATTTGTTGTTCAAAAtacaaatgaatttatttttgttgaggaatcgtatatttaattataaaactttttcagGTATGCAGCAATAAGattcaatgaatattttaaaaacaagacaaatttttaatttataatgagAAGAAAGGAATTAAATCAACTACTGATGTCATTTATGTAAACAttccatataatttatatattacaaaacttttttattttcaattttctatataagcaaaaaattaataaatagtaatatatttcgtaaaattcttCATGGTATTACAAATGCTATCTTATATGTTATGGATAAGTATATAAAGGTCTCAATAGTATATTGTGTAGtgttgttatataaataaaagttgttTCAAATTCTccgcatttttcttttattttattcttcacataatataagtttaaaatttgtgaaaaaaatgtgataaattaatttatgcgAAGCTCGCgagtaaaatttaaatattacttcaAATCGCGGGTTATGTCGgtaattatatttcgaataaattttaataatgatattaattgtgGAATATTC contains:
- the LOC122627159 gene encoding ethanolamine kinase 1 isoform X1; this translates as MEENYKEVHLDITLDENDVKNGAIEIIKQIRPSWPLDQLQFKFFNHGITNKLVGLWYPGYYNDMVLIRIYGHKTDLLVNRKNEKKAIKILHKIGFTHSLYATFNNGFAYEFLEGDILTTETVKQPEIYKLVAKRMAEMHAIELNQSEVSKEPIIWKKTEKFMEFMPKKFSNPCKQLRFAKLIKPYTTLEKEYQFLKEQLSNLNSSIVYAHNDLLLSNIIYNQKKNSVTFIDYEYTGYNYQAFDIANHFIEFGGIDSPDYSLYPDESLQKAWLKIYLESYYKRNNILESEIDQLYSQVNKFVHLTHFFWGCWALIQSQYSYIDYDFLGYAAIRFNEYFKNKTNF
- the LOC122627152 gene encoding Bloom syndrome protein homolog, yielding MTPRKKWIGPDYKLNLKPLGMDKQLISWIQSIKEQPIMSSLPRTENDLEDRRQNLQDLQIEILEKFCVSMNQIPIPVLEKFPKFNAEAFNKLTILNQHVKAKLRLINKKLENIQKIEKELKSTIDNQLINEAECHSPVFKKHNILKSSSNLNNSKDSINLSLNSFSKEIIGPNETSDALSSSITRPSLNPWQTDDTEKVNMKTSANNNSSVVSTSTATATTKKSTFQLKRPVRATVCTEVTKKIGELWEKEQQQSKLLKIKSDSECDVSNVSFKSEQNELAYQNKNFDCNNFKAKEFQKDVQSTFNQKNDWINNSENFEDELITNENRSIIETFKQEHKISVSLSDSSNLDLSMKEVSSQEKKKNTTTNNKIDVNLNTSVSEGIFTGNYKNDGISGEFDGLNYPHSREMLKIFRQKFGLYSFRPNQLQAINAALLGFDCFVLMPTGGGKSLCYQMPALLVPGITIVISPLKSLILDQVQKLTSLDIPAAHMSGNLTETQSAGIYRELSKKDPGLKLLYVTPEKISASQKFSSILTTLFQRNLLARFVIDEAHCVSQWGHDFRPDYKKLKCLRENYPTVSTIALTATATPRVRTDILYQLGMTKPKWFMSSFNRPNLRYSIIAKKGKNCSDEVIAMIKTKFKNQCGIVYCLSRKDCDNYALQMRKNNIRAQSYHAGLTDNQRSDIQGHWISEEIRIVCATIAFGMGIDKPNVRFVIHASLPKSIEGYYQESGRAGRDGENAECILFYNYADMHRIRKMIEMDNSNRDVIKTHMDNLFKMVSFCENKTDCRRALQLNYFGEIFNREKCIANKSTACDNCRCKAEYTMLDATNHARQIMKAVREINQKKNSKLTLVFLTDIFKGSDLKKIRESGLTNHPLYGQGKSWSRGDIERLLHEMVLKEYLREEMYINNEIACAYLKLGHKATELMTEKDTKVIIPIRAANSSSNAIATVSTVTTKVNKVLQELQDRCYSELIGIIRGIAGALDVSASSIMNMIAIRAMSQQLPDSEEAMLKIPHVTKANFDKYGKALLDITQKYAAEKYVLLNEADENSVDSTDEDASSWNTATNSSYSESTRGKYGSTGGRKRKGYNNYRSSTKKAKYTNSSVQKGKAAPKRKTTATKCTVGLVSFSKKK
- the LOC122627159 gene encoding ethanolamine kinase isoform X2; this translates as MVLIRIYGHKTDLLVNRKNEKKAIKILHKIGFTHSLYATFNNGFAYEFLEGDILTTETVKQPEIYKLVAKRMAEMHAIELNQSEVSKEPIIWKKTEKFMEFMPKKFSNPCKQLRFAKLIKPYTTLEKEYQFLKEQLSNLNSSIVYAHNDLLLSNIIYNQKKNSVTFIDYEYTGYNYQAFDIANHFIEFGGIDSPDYSLYPDESLQKAWLKIYLESYYKRNNILESEIDQLYSQVNKFVHLTHFFWGCWALIQSQYSYIDYDFLGYAAIRFNEYFKNKTNF